The genomic region TACCGGAGCGAGGGTATATCACATTTATCTGCGTCCTGGTGGGGTTCGCCGCGATTTCCCGGATGGTTTCGAGGAAAGATTGATTAATACCCTACATTCTATAGGCGGAAAGGTTCCCGATTACAATGCTACCTTTTTCGAGAATAGCGTTTTTGAGCAAAGAGCAAAAGGGGTGGGCGTTTTAAACCGCGAGGACGGAATTAAATACGGTGCTGTCGGTCACGCGATGCGGGCCACGGGCATGAAATACGACATAAGAAAGATCGCCCCTTATGCCGCTTACGATCAGGTCGAATGGGAGGTTCCCACAAGAGAGGGCGGTGACGCCTATTCCCGGCTTTTAGCCATTCGTGATGAAATGATCGAGAGCGTTCATATGATATTTAAGCTCATCGATAAGATGCCCTCCGAGGGCGAGGTGTTTACTAAAACACCCAATCCATTTAAATGGAGGATCCCTGAAGGCGACGCTTATGTTCGATGTGAATCTGCGAGAGGCGAACTCGGATTGTATATGGTTAGCGACGGCGGATTGAAACCATACAGAGTCCATTTTAGAACGCCATCATATACGCATGGTCTTACCGCGCTGGAGAAAGTATTAGTTGGAGAAAGTATCGCCGATGTCGGCAATATAATGATCAGTCTATATGTCGTAGCCCCGGAAATCGATAGATAACTCAGGTATAGAAATAGGAAATAAAAATGGCTAAAAGTAATTCGCTAAATCCGTTCAAGGCTATTAAGTATTTATTCAAGAAGCCTAAAACCCTGAAATATCCTTTTGAATTGAAGGAACCG from bacterium harbors:
- a CDS encoding NADH-quinone oxidoreductase subunit D; this encodes MRELELYFGPQHLGMVGNFSITLQVEGDRIVKADANPGYLHRGFEKLMEQRTWIQNFPLVCRINVVEPDHIELIYAMGVEKLAGIEVPPRGKFIRSIFCEMARVGSHLFGLWAYANMLGFDTVAQWAMYHRDLILDRFEELTGARVYHIYLRPGGVRRDFPDGFEERLINTLHSIGGKVPDYNATFFENSVFEQRAKGVGVLNREDGIKYGAVGHAMRATGMKYDIRKIAPYAAYDQVEWEVPTREGGDAYSRLLAIRDEMIESVHMIFKLIDKMPSEGEVFTKTPNPFKWRIPEGDAYVRCESARGELGLYMVSDGGLKPYRVHFRTPSYTHGLTALEKVLVGESIADVGNIMISLYVVAPEIDR